In Hermetia illucens chromosome 1, iHerIll2.2.curated.20191125, whole genome shotgun sequence, one genomic interval encodes:
- the LOC119654543 gene encoding nucleolar protein 58 yields the protein MFVLYETPAGYAIFKLLDEKKLSQVDNLYLEFQTPEKATKIVKLKHFEKFKDTTEALSAATATVEGKLCKPLKKTLKKLVSDDVQDKLLVADAKLGNAIKDKFSLQCVYNTNVQELMRCIRTQSESLLAGLPKKEMTAMALGLAHSLSRYKLKFSPDKIDTMIVQAQCLLDDLDKELNNYIMRAREWYGWHFPELGKILTDNIAFVKTIKLVGTRDNMGATDLSDILPEDVEQKVKEAAEISMGTEISNEDIENIQALCDEILAINDYRTHLYDYLKTRMMAMAPNLTVLVGDTIGARLIAHAGSLINLAKHPASTVQILGAEKALFRALKTKKDTPKYGLIFHAQLIGQASLRNKGKMSRSLAAKASLATRLDAFGEDVQFELGAEHKVKLEARLRLLEEGNMKRLSGTGKAKAKLEKYHVKSEVLTYNAEADSTLSTEKVKKRKVSEGETSQPKKKKKKHSESQE from the exons CTCCTAGATGAGAAAAAATTGTCGCAAGTAGacaatttatatttggaatttcaAACACCTGAGAAGGCTACAAAAAT AGTCAAACTAAAACACTTTGAGAAATTCAAAGACACAACTGAAGCCCTGTCCGCAGCCACAGCAACAGTTGAAGGAAAGCTATGCAAGCCCCTGAAAAAGACTCTGAAGAAACTAGTCAGTGATGACGTTCAAGATAAGCTGCTCGTCGCTGATGCTAAGTTGGGCAATGCAATCAAGGACAAATTCTCTTTGCAATGCGTATATAATACGAATGTCCAGGAGTTGATGCGGTGCATCAGAACACAGTCGGAGAGCTTGTTGGCTGGACTTCCGAAGAAAGAGATGACTGCAATGGCGTTGGGTCTGGCACATTCACTGTCCCGCTACAAGCTGAAGTTCTCTCCTGATAAAATTGATACGATGATTGTTCAAGCTCAATGTCTCCTCGACGACTTAGATAAGGAGTTGAACAATTACATCATGAGAGCAAGAGAATG GTATGGTTGGCATTTTCCAGAATTAGGAAAAATTCTCACAGATAACATTGCCTTCGTGAAAACCATCAAACTTGTCGGGACTCGAGACAATATGGGTGCGACCGATCTTTCGGACATTTTACCCGAAGATGTCGAGCAGAAAGTGAAAGAAGCAGCCGAAATATCAATGGGTACTGAAATTTCTAACGAAGATATCGAGAACATTCAAGCATTGTGCGATGAAATCTTGGCAATTAACGACTATCGTACACATTTGTACGATTACTTGAAAACAAGAATGATGGCGATGGCGCCTAATCTAACAGTTCTTGTTGGTGACACAATCGGCGCACGATTAATTGCACATGCAGGTTCTCTCATCAATCTTGCCAAGCATCCCGCTTCAACTGTTCAAATTTTGGGTGCTGAGAAAGCTCTGTTCCGAGCGTTGAAGACCAAGAAAGACACACCCAAATACGGTCTAATTTTCCATGCCCAGCTGATTGGACAGGCCAGTTTACGGAACAAGGGCAAAATGTCTCGATCTTTAGCAGCCAAGGCTTCCCTGGCTACGCGTCTTGATGCCTTCGGGGAGGATGTACAGTTCGAATTGGGCGCCGAGCATAAGGTGAAACTTGAAGCCCGGCTGCGGCTACTGGAGGAAGGCAATATGAAGAGACTGTCTGGAACGGGAAAAGCCAAGGCCAAATTGGAGAAATATCACGTCAAAAG TGAGGTGTTGACTTACAATGCCGAAGCAGATAGCACCTTATCCACAGAAAAAGTAAAGAAGCGGAAAGTATCTGAAGGTGAAACAAGCCaaccgaagaagaagaaaaagaagcattCTGAAAGCCAAGAGTAG